In Blautia sp. SC05B48, a single genomic region encodes these proteins:
- a CDS encoding ATP-binding protein, whose product MAHVIAVAGKGGVGKTTLCGMLIQYLCEKKKGPVLAVDADANSNLNEVLGVEVDTTLGDVREEIAHAEMTEKSPIPKGMSKADYAEVRFEDALAEEDDYDLLVMGRTQGKGCYCFVNGLLQAQLAKYQKNYPYIVVDNEAGMEHISRGILPSMETAILVSDCSRRGVQAVGRIAELIKECDMKPSRVGLIINRAPKAELNPGILEEIRNQGLDLIGVVPQDEAVYEYDCDGKPTVTLPEDNPMRKAAFEIFDKLGL is encoded by the coding sequence ATGGCACATGTTATTGCAGTCGCCGGAAAAGGCGGCGTTGGAAAAACTACATTATGCGGAATGCTGATCCAGTATCTCTGCGAAAAGAAAAAAGGACCTGTACTGGCGGTAGATGCAGATGCCAATTCAAATCTGAACGAGGTTCTTGGTGTAGAAGTAGATACAACTCTTGGCGATGTACGTGAGGAGATCGCACATGCTGAGATGACAGAGAAAAGCCCGATCCCCAAAGGAATGTCCAAGGCAGATTATGCAGAGGTACGTTTCGAGGATGCTCTTGCTGAGGAAGATGATTACGATCTTCTTGTAATGGGAAGAACCCAGGGAAAAGGATGCTATTGCTTTGTAAACGGTCTGCTTCAGGCACAGCTTGCCAAATACCAGAAGAATTATCCATATATTGTTGTGGACAATGAAGCAGGGATGGAACATATCAGCAGAGGAATCCTTCCGAGCATGGAGACAGCAATCCTTGTGAGTGACTGTTCCAGAAGAGGTGTACAGGCAGTTGGCAGGATCGCAGAACTTATTAAGGAATGCGATATGAAGCCTTCCAGAGTGGGTCTTATTATCAACCGCGCGCCAAAAGCAGAACTGAATCCAGGAATCCTTGAGGAGATCCGGAATCAGGGTCTCGATCTGATCGGTGTGGTACCACAGGATGAGGCAGTTTATGAATATGACTGCGATGGTAAACCAACCGTTACTCTTCCTGAGGATAATCCGATGAGAAAAGCAGCTTTTGAAATTTTCGATAAATTAGGTTTATAA
- a CDS encoding methylenetetrahydrofolate reductase produces the protein MKLSEAMREKMLLSFELFPPKTEKGMANLPGTIEHLMKYRPEYISCTYGAGGGNVGANREVCQMIRNAGSIPVTHFTVIKNTKEGIRQQLERYLADGVDHMLALRGDIPLGETTTCGDFNYATDLVKFVRDEFGDKFEIAVAGSPEGHIACRSLDADIAVLRQKQDNGADYIMTQLCWDMEQFKYWLDAIREAGVTMPVDVGVMPILDQAATINMALSRNGCVMDSELCRLISRNWLFPNPFNAKDADGKPFDMFYEDKVKRFKEEGIEYTIRQIDEYRALGVDGIHLYALNKWKDVSEIIDRSGLRTLI, from the coding sequence ATGAAATTATCTGAAGCAATGAGAGAAAAAATGTTGCTTTCTTTTGAACTTTTTCCGCCAAAGACGGAAAAAGGCATGGCAAATCTGCCGGGAACCATTGAACATCTCATGAAGTATAGACCGGAGTATATTTCCTGTACATACGGTGCCGGCGGCGGAAATGTCGGAGCCAACAGGGAAGTATGCCAGATGATCAGGAATGCAGGATCTATTCCTGTAACACACTTCACAGTGATCAAGAACACAAAAGAAGGAATCAGACAGCAGTTGGAACGGTATCTGGCAGATGGCGTTGACCATATGCTGGCACTTCGAGGAGATATTCCGCTTGGTGAGACAACAACCTGCGGAGACTTCAATTATGCGACAGACCTTGTTAAATTTGTCCGTGATGAATTTGGCGATAAGTTTGAGATCGCAGTAGCCGGTTCACCGGAAGGCCATATCGCATGCAGAAGCTTGGATGCTGATATTGCTGTTTTGAGACAGAAACAGGACAATGGTGCTGATTATATCATGACTCAGCTCTGCTGGGATATGGAACAGTTTAAATACTGGTTGGACGCTATCCGCGAGGCTGGAGTGACAATGCCTGTAGATGTTGGCGTAATGCCGATCTTGGACCAGGCAGCTACCATTAATATGGCTCTTTCACGTAACGGCTGTGTAATGGACAGTGAGCTTTGCAGGCTGATTTCCAGGAACTGGCTGTTCCCGAATCCGTTTAACGCTAAAGATGCTGATGGTAAACCATTTGACATGTTCTATGAGGACAAGGTTAAACGATTCAAAGAAGAAGGAATCGAATACACCATCAGACAGATCGATGAGTATCGCGCTCTTGGTGTTGACGGTATCCATCTTTATGCATTAAACAAATGGAAAGATGTATCCGAGATCATTGACAGATCCGGACTTCGTACACTTATCTAA
- a CDS encoding CooT family nickel-binding protein, producing the protein MCLATVYKEEDNSVIFKNVSRIDVDGNKLILRDIMGDEREVEGSILMVDLANSIVKLQCN; encoded by the coding sequence ATGTGTCTTGCAACAGTATATAAGGAAGAAGATAATTCTGTGATCTTTAAGAATGTAAGCCGGATCGATGTAGACGGAAATAAATTGATCCTTCGTGATATCATGGGAGATGAGCGTGAGGTAGAAGGCAGTATCCTTATGGTGGATCTTGCAAACAGCATCGTGAAACTGCAGTGTAACTGA
- a CDS encoding cobalt transporter, with amino-acid sequence MHLIKDENGNLVQHGHADSHEHTHEHTHEDGVTHSHTHSHAEGDSHCHTHGDGHCGSCENGDCKNETVALLTYMLQHNEHHAAELDQMADNLKKLNMDAAAKTIKEAVADFQKGNMRLGLALTLVKEELK; translated from the coding sequence ATGCATTTAATCAAAGATGAGAATGGCAATCTTGTTCAGCATGGACATGCAGATAGCCATGAACATACACATGAGCACACCCATGAGGATGGTGTGACTCACAGTCATACACACAGCCATGCGGAAGGAGACAGCCATTGTCATACACACGGTGATGGGCACTGCGGTTCCTGTGAGAATGGTGACTGCAAGAATGAGACTGTAGCGCTTCTTACCTATATGCTGCAGCATAACGAGCATCATGCTGCAGAACTTGATCAGATGGCTGACAATCTTAAGAAGCTTAACATGGATGCAGCTGCTAAGACGATCAAAGAGGCAGTAGCAGATTTTCAGAAAGGTAATATGAGGCTTGGACTTGCCCTTACACTTGTTAAGGAAGAGTTGAAATAA
- a CDS encoding aldo/keto reductase, which produces MKKTVFLNNDREMPLLGLGVYKLPDDVQAEAAVTSAISAGYRMIDTASVYKNEESVGRAIAKCGVPRKDLFITSKIWNNAQRLGDVQGAFSRSLDRLKVSYVDLYLIHWPVPGCYLSTWKELESILDSGRALSIGVSNFDIRHLEELRKISGIIPAVNQIECHPLCYPTELIEYCKAFGIQVQAYAPLARGAYFDNDVMCVLGTKYARTPAQIGLRWAIQKGISVIPKSINPERIRSNGNIFDFNIEDEDMAIIDTLNEDLHTSHVPEDLRDIQF; this is translated from the coding sequence TTGAAAAAAACTGTTTTTCTGAACAACGACAGAGAAATGCCTCTTCTGGGGCTTGGCGTATACAAGTTGCCCGATGACGTACAGGCCGAAGCAGCCGTCACATCTGCTATTTCCGCCGGCTACCGCATGATCGATACCGCTTCTGTTTATAAAAATGAAGAAAGCGTTGGACGTGCCATTGCCAAATGCGGAGTTCCCAGAAAGGATCTTTTCATCACCAGTAAGATCTGGAACAATGCGCAGCGTCTCGGCGATGTCCAGGGAGCATTTTCCCGTAGCCTCGACCGTCTGAAAGTCAGTTATGTAGATCTCTATCTGATACACTGGCCGGTTCCCGGCTGCTATTTAAGCACCTGGAAAGAGCTGGAATCCATTCTTGACTCCGGACGTGCTTTAAGTATCGGCGTCAGTAATTTTGATATCCGGCATCTGGAAGAGCTTCGTAAGATATCCGGGATTATTCCTGCTGTAAACCAGATCGAGTGCCATCCTTTGTGTTACCCTACTGAACTGATCGAATACTGCAAGGCTTTCGGTATTCAGGTACAGGCTTATGCTCCTCTGGCAAGAGGTGCATATTTTGATAATGATGTAATGTGTGTTCTGGGGACCAAATATGCCCGGACACCTGCTCAGATCGGACTTCGCTGGGCAATACAGAAGGGAATTTCTGTCATTCCGAAATCCATCAACCCGGAACGAATCCGTAGCAATGGAAACATCTTTGACTTCAATATCGAGGATGAAGATATGGCGATCATCGATACACTGAACGAAGATCTGCATACTTCTCATGTTCCGGAAGATCTCCGTGATATTCAGTTTTAA
- a CDS encoding NAD(P)H-dependent glycerol-3-phosphate dehydrogenase has translation MAKISVLGSGSWGLALALLLHNNGHEVLLWSARPENARKLREKRENPDRLPGVRLPDEIDVLTDMERALKDVDVTVLAVASPYIRSTAHKMAPFVCKDQKIVNVAKGIEEKTLKTLSEVIEEEIPQGNVAVLSGPSHAEEVGRGLPTTCVISAHSQETAEYLQSIFMSPVFRVYTTPDILGVELGGALKNVIALAAGTADGLGYGDNTKAALITRGITEIGRLGKKMGAQMETFYGLSGIGDLIVTCASKHSRNRKAGYLIGQGYTMEEAMKEVQMVVEGVYSARAARELAEKYEVEMPIITEVNRVLFEGKSAAEAVMDLMLRDKKVETPMLPWENA, from the coding sequence ATGGCAAAAATCAGCGTACTGGGTTCGGGAAGCTGGGGATTAGCCCTGGCACTCCTGTTGCATAATAATGGCCATGAAGTCCTTCTCTGGTCAGCAAGACCGGAGAATGCCCGGAAACTCCGGGAAAAAAGAGAAAATCCTGACAGGCTTCCGGGGGTACGGCTTCCGGATGAAATCGATGTCCTGACGGATATGGAGCGTGCACTTAAGGACGTGGATGTAACAGTTCTGGCAGTAGCTTCCCCGTATATCCGGAGTACTGCACACAAGATGGCACCGTTTGTCTGCAAGGATCAGAAGATTGTCAATGTTGCAAAAGGCATTGAGGAAAAGACACTGAAAACACTCAGTGAGGTGATCGAAGAAGAAATCCCGCAGGGTAATGTAGCCGTACTTTCCGGTCCAAGCCATGCGGAAGAAGTAGGACGCGGACTTCCTACAACCTGTGTGATCAGCGCACATTCACAGGAAACTGCGGAATACCTTCAGAGCATTTTTATGAGCCCTGTGTTCCGTGTGTATACAACACCGGATATTCTTGGGGTAGAGCTTGGCGGAGCATTGAAAAATGTGATCGCACTGGCAGCAGGTACTGCCGACGGCCTTGGATATGGAGATAATACCAAGGCAGCACTGATTACCAGGGGAATCACGGAGATAGGAAGACTTGGCAAAAAAATGGGTGCGCAGATGGAGACCTTTTACGGCCTGTCCGGGATCGGAGACCTGATCGTGACCTGTGCAAGTAAGCATAGCCGTAATCGAAAGGCCGGATACCTGATCGGCCAGGGATATACGATGGAAGAAGCTATGAAAGAAGTGCAGATGGTTGTGGAAGGCGTTTATTCTGCAAGAGCTGCAAGAGAGCTTGCAGAGAAATATGAGGTGGAGATGCCTATCATAACGGAAGTGAACCGCGTACTGTTTGAAGGAAAATCAGCAGCGGAAGCAGTAATGGACCTGATGCTGCGTGATAAAAAAGTGGAAACGCCCATGCTTCCGTGGGAAAATGCGTGA
- the plsY gene encoding glycerol-3-phosphate 1-O-acyltransferase PlsY translates to MERIICLVIGYVCGLFQTGYIIGKIHKTDIRKHGSGNAGTTNAFRTFGKKAGAITLLGDCLKCVLAIVIVRMVYGNSMNGILPLLILYAALGCILGHNFPISMEFRGGKGIAASVGMIIAFDWRIFIVCAVVFFALFFTTHYVSLCSLSAYAVAFILVLAFGHMGKYGMDQPHTVELYIVMAVLTAMAFYRHRANIVRLFHGTENKVFLSSKNKK, encoded by the coding sequence ATGGAACGTATTATTTGTCTTGTTATCGGTTATGTATGCGGGCTTTTTCAGACAGGCTATATTATTGGAAAAATCCACAAGACAGATATCAGAAAGCATGGCAGCGGGAATGCTGGTACTACGAATGCCTTCCGGACCTTTGGAAAGAAGGCGGGAGCGATCACACTGCTGGGAGACTGCCTGAAGTGTGTACTGGCTATTGTGATCGTAAGAATGGTTTATGGAAATTCCATGAATGGTATCCTTCCGCTTCTTATCCTTTATGCGGCATTAGGATGTATCCTTGGACACAATTTTCCGATTTCTATGGAATTTCGTGGCGGAAAGGGAATTGCTGCTTCTGTGGGCATGATCATTGCTTTTGACTGGCGGATATTTATTGTATGTGCAGTTGTCTTTTTTGCGCTGTTCTTTACAACTCATTATGTATCGCTTTGCTCTCTCAGTGCATATGCGGTGGCTTTTATCCTGGTCCTTGCTTTTGGGCATATGGGAAAATATGGGATGGATCAGCCGCATACCGTTGAGCTTTATATTGTGATGGCAGTTCTTACAGCAATGGCGTTCTACAGACACAGGGCAAACATTGTAAGACTGTTTCATGGAACAGAGAATAAGGTGTTTTTAAGCAGTAAGAATAAAAAATAA
- the der gene encoding ribosome biogenesis GTPase Der, translated as MSKPVVAIVGRPNVGKSTLFNALAGDNISIVKDTPGVTRDRIYADVTWLDRTFTLIDTGGIEPDSSDIILSRMREQAQIAIDTADVIIFITDVRQGLVDSDAKVADMLRRSGKPVRLVVNKVDSHQKYMMDVYEFYNLGIGEPIPISAANRQGLGDMLDEVIKEFPDKSEEEDQDDIPKIAIVGKPNVGKSSLINKLLGEERVIVSNIAGTTRDAIDTKVTWNKKDYIFIDTAGLRRKGKVKEEIERYSVIRTVTAVERADVVVVVIDASEGVTEQDAKIAGIAHDRGKGIIVAVNKWDAIEKNDKTIYKHTEKIRQILSFMPYAQIIFISAKTGQRLPKLFENIDTVIENQTLRIQTGVLNEILSEAVALQQPPSDRGRRLKIFYMTQVAVKPPTFVIFVNDKELMHFSYVRYLENKIRDAFGFSGTSLKFIIRERGEKE; from the coding sequence ATGAGCAAACCAGTAGTAGCAATAGTGGGAAGGCCTAATGTAGGCAAATCCACTCTGTTTAACGCTCTGGCAGGTGACAATATTTCCATAGTAAAGGATACACCGGGAGTAACCCGTGACAGGATTTACGCAGATGTCACATGGCTTGACAGGACATTTACCCTGATCGATACAGGTGGAATTGAGCCGGACAGCAGCGACATCATCCTCTCCAGAATGAGAGAGCAGGCACAGATCGCCATTGATACGGCAGACGTGATCATTTTTATCACAGATGTCCGCCAGGGTCTTGTGGATTCCGATGCCAAGGTGGCAGACATGCTCCGCCGCAGCGGCAAGCCGGTACGTCTTGTAGTTAACAAGGTAGACAGCCACCAGAAATATATGATGGATGTATATGAGTTTTACAATCTTGGAATCGGAGAACCGATCCCGATTTCCGCAGCTAACAGACAAGGCCTTGGAGACATGCTGGATGAGGTGATCAAAGAGTTCCCGGATAAGAGTGAAGAGGAAGATCAGGATGATATTCCGAAGATCGCCATTGTAGGAAAGCCGAACGTGGGAAAATCTTCTCTGATCAATAAGCTTCTTGGAGAGGAGCGTGTGATCGTATCCAATATTGCAGGAACCACACGTGATGCTATTGACACAAAGGTTACCTGGAACAAAAAAGATTATATTTTTATCGATACCGCAGGACTTCGACGCAAGGGTAAGGTAAAAGAAGAGATCGAGCGCTACAGTGTTATCCGTACTGTGACGGCTGTAGAGCGCGCAGATGTGGTTGTAGTTGTGATCGATGCCTCCGAGGGTGTTACCGAGCAGGATGCTAAGATCGCAGGAATCGCTCATGACAGAGGAAAGGGTATTATCGTAGCGGTAAATAAATGGGATGCCATTGAGAAAAATGACAAGACCATCTACAAGCATACGGAAAAGATCCGTCAGATCCTTTCCTTTATGCCATACGCGCAGATCATCTTTATCTCTGCAAAAACAGGTCAGAGACTTCCGAAGCTTTTCGAGAATATCGATACAGTTATCGAAAATCAGACACTCCGTATCCAGACAGGTGTTCTTAATGAGATCCTTTCTGAGGCAGTCGCTCTTCAGCAGCCGCCGTCTGACAGAGGAAGAAGACTGAAGATCTTCTATATGACACAGGTTGCGGTAAAACCGCCGACATTTGTTATCTTTGTCAATGACAAGGAACTGATGCATTTTTCCTATGTAAGATATCTGGAGAACAAGATCAGAGATGCTTTTGGATTTTCTGGAACTTCTCTGAAATTTATCATCCGCGAGCGCGGGGAAAAGGAATAA
- a CDS encoding DUF512 domain-containing protein, whose amino-acid sequence MKLRKHMISRVLPDSIAEELGLEPGDRLVSVNGQPVEDVFDYRYLMNEELVVLLVEKPDGEEWELEVEKEYEEDLGIEFENGGLMDDYRSCSNKCMFCFIDQMPPGMRETLYFKDDDSRLSFLQGNYVTLTNMSEKDIERVIRYHLEPINISFQAMNPELRCKMLHNRFAGKALDKVDMLYNAGITMNGQIVLCKGVNDGDELEYSLEKLSAYAPILQSVSVVPVGLTKYRKGLYPLEPFNKEDAEKVLGQIERWQKIMMEKYGIHFIHASDEWYILADRELPCEDEYDGYLQLENGVGMLRLLETEVKETLEGLSGDDRKVTGRIATGKLAAPFIARHIKEIQKKYPNVQISVTTIENRFFGEKITVSGLITGQDLKEQLSGLDLGEKLLIPCSMLKGDEEIFLDDMTLEELSEALNTEIVIVDTGGHDLVEAVIYPPEHKQTRRRQIYEQTSSSNSGKA is encoded by the coding sequence ATGAAATTAAGAAAGCATATGATTTCCAGGGTGCTGCCCGACAGTATTGCCGAGGAGCTGGGGCTGGAGCCGGGAGACAGACTTGTGTCTGTGAACGGACAGCCTGTGGAAGATGTCTTCGATTACCGGTATCTCATGAATGAAGAGCTCGTGGTGCTTCTGGTAGAGAAGCCTGATGGTGAGGAGTGGGAGCTGGAGGTAGAGAAGGAATATGAGGAAGACCTTGGAATAGAATTTGAGAACGGAGGACTGATGGATGACTATCGCTCCTGTTCAAATAAGTGTATGTTCTGTTTTATTGACCAGATGCCGCCGGGTATGCGTGAGACGCTGTATTTTAAGGATGATGATTCCAGGCTTTCCTTCCTTCAGGGAAATTATGTTACGCTTACCAATATGAGTGAGAAAGACATTGAGCGTGTGATCCGCTATCATCTGGAACCGATCAACATTTCGTTCCAGGCAATGAATCCGGAACTCAGGTGTAAAATGCTGCATAACCGTTTTGCAGGAAAGGCTCTGGATAAGGTGGATATGCTGTACAATGCAGGAATCACCATGAATGGACAGATTGTACTGTGTAAGGGCGTCAATGACGGAGACGAGCTGGAATACAGCCTTGAAAAGCTTTCTGCTTATGCGCCGATCCTTCAGAGCGTTTCTGTTGTACCGGTAGGACTTACCAAATACAGAAAAGGTCTTTATCCTCTGGAACCTTTTAATAAGGAAGATGCTGAAAAAGTCCTGGGGCAGATCGAACGCTGGCAGAAGATCATGATGGAGAAATATGGGATCCATTTTATCCATGCTTCAGACGAATGGTATATTCTGGCAGACAGGGAGCTTCCCTGTGAGGATGAATATGATGGATATCTGCAGCTTGAGAATGGTGTGGGAATGCTCAGGCTTCTGGAAACAGAAGTAAAAGAAACGCTGGAGGGGCTTTCCGGTGACGACCGTAAGGTGACAGGCAGGATCGCCACAGGAAAACTGGCGGCGCCTTTTATCGCACGCCATATAAAAGAGATCCAGAAGAAATATCCCAATGTGCAGATTTCGGTCACAACCATCGAGAATCGTTTTTTCGGTGAAAAGATCACAGTGTCCGGTCTGATCACCGGGCAGGATCTGAAAGAGCAGCTTTCCGGTCTTGACCTTGGAGAGAAGCTTCTGATCCCATGCAGCATGCTGAAAGGTGATGAGGAGATTTTTCTGGATGACATGACACTGGAAGAACTTTCGGAAGCATTGAACACAGAAATTGTAATCGTAGACACAGGAGGACATGATCTGGTGGAAGCCGTGATCTACCCTCCGGAACATAAACAAACAAGAAGGAGACAGATTTATGAGCAAACCAGTAGTAGCAATAGTGGGAAGGCCTAA
- a CDS encoding ribose-phosphate pyrophosphokinase, which yields MPNIELLEKSMPVAPIRIAALAGCRELAEEVDKKLVKFRKELVAAKKSTIIPQGYAEKSFLVDCECPRFGTGEGKGYIKESVRGTDLYIMVDVTNYSLTYSVCGHENHMSPDDHYQDLKRIISAATGKAHRINVIMPFLYEGRQHRRTKRESLDCALALRELSAMGVSNIITFDAHDPRVQNSIPLKGFDNFFPTYQFLKALVKNVPDFKLDNDHLMIISPDEGAMSRAVYFSNILGVDMGMFYKRRDYSTVVNGKNPIVAHEFLGDSVEGKDVVIIDDMISSGESMLDVARQLKERKAGRVFVCTTYGLFTDGVAKFDEYYEKGWLDRVITTNLNYRIPELLDRPYYIEANMSKYLASIIDIINHDVSVEKVRSSNEKIMDLMKKVNEQ from the coding sequence ATGCCAAACATAGAATTGCTGGAAAAGTCTATGCCTGTTGCCCCGATCCGAATCGCCGCACTTGCCGGATGCCGCGAACTGGCCGAGGAGGTTGACAAAAAGCTGGTTAAATTCCGTAAAGAACTTGTAGCCGCCAAGAAATCCACCATCATCCCACAGGGATATGCAGAAAAATCTTTCCTTGTAGACTGCGAATGCCCACGTTTCGGAACCGGTGAAGGTAAAGGTTACATCAAGGAATCTGTCCGCGGAACAGACCTTTATATCATGGTAGATGTGACCAATTACAGTCTTACTTACAGCGTATGCGGTCATGAAAACCACATGTCTCCGGATGATCATTACCAGGATCTGAAGAGAATCATCTCCGCAGCCACCGGTAAAGCACACCGCATCAACGTTATCATGCCATTCCTTTACGAGGGACGTCAGCACAGACGCACCAAGAGGGAGTCTCTTGACTGTGCACTTGCACTTCGCGAGTTAAGTGCCATGGGCGTTTCCAACATCATTACTTTTGACGCTCATGACCCACGTGTACAGAACTCTATTCCGCTGAAGGGCTTTGATAACTTTTTCCCCACATACCAGTTCCTGAAGGCTCTGGTCAAAAATGTCCCTGATTTCAAGCTTGACAATGATCATCTCATGATCATCAGCCCGGATGAAGGTGCTATGTCCCGTGCTGTATACTTCTCCAATATCCTTGGAGTCGATATGGGTATGTTCTACAAACGCCGTGATTACTCCACCGTTGTCAACGGAAAGAACCCGATCGTTGCTCACGAATTCCTCGGAGATTCCGTAGAGGGCAAAGACGTTGTCATCATCGACGATATGATCTCTTCCGGAGAAAGTATGCTGGATGTTGCCCGTCAGCTCAAAGAGCGTAAAGCCGGACGTGTATTCGTCTGCACAACCTACGGTCTGTTTACAGATGGCGTAGCCAAATTTGATGAATATTACGAAAAAGGCTGGCTGGACAGAGTCATCACAACCAACCTTAACTATCGTATTCCTGAGCTTCTTGACCGTCCATACTATATCGAAGCAAATATGAGCAAATATCTTGCAAGTATCATCGATATCATCAATCATGATGTATCTGTCGAGAAGGTTCGTTCCAGCAACGAAAAGATCATGGATCTCATGAAAAAAGTCAACGAACAGTAA
- the pgeF gene encoding peptidoglycan editing factor PgeF, with protein sequence MKIKWYKDKQLMNVNQKNEVTWLTYPAFEKFPGIVHGFSTRLGGVSQGIYESMNLSFTRGDDEAAVRENYRRLSDAMGFSMEDIVTSDQTHTTNVRVVTEEDRGNGITKPRPYTDVDGMITNVPGLVLATFYADCVPLFFIDPVHKAVGLSHSGWRGTVGKIGKATVEKMTEEFQTDPSELYAAIGPSICQDCYEVSEDVIDQFREAFEEKYWDVLFYRKPDGKYQLNLWEANRRIFLDAGIKEERISMPGICTCCNPLFLYSHRASHGKRGNLGAFITVR encoded by the coding sequence ATGAAAATAAAATGGTATAAAGATAAACAGCTAATGAATGTAAATCAGAAGAACGAGGTTACCTGGCTTACATATCCTGCTTTTGAGAAATTTCCCGGGATCGTACATGGCTTCAGTACCCGTCTGGGAGGAGTAAGCCAGGGGATTTATGAATCTATGAATTTAAGCTTCACAAGAGGGGATGATGAGGCTGCGGTGAGGGAAAATTATCGCAGACTTTCTGATGCTATGGGATTTTCCATGGAAGATATCGTAACCTCTGATCAGACGCATACCACCAATGTACGTGTGGTCACGGAAGAAGACAGAGGAAATGGGATCACAAAACCAAGGCCTTATACAGATGTGGACGGAATGATCACCAATGTGCCGGGACTGGTGCTGGCAACGTTTTATGCGGACTGTGTACCACTTTTCTTTATAGATCCGGTACATAAAGCTGTGGGACTTTCTCATTCCGGCTGGAGAGGTACTGTAGGAAAGATTGGTAAAGCGACGGTGGAAAAGATGACTGAGGAATTTCAGACAGATCCTTCAGAGCTTTATGCAGCCATTGGTCCTTCTATCTGTCAGGATTGCTATGAAGTCAGTGAAGATGTGATCGATCAGTTTAGAGAGGCGTTTGAAGAAAAATACTGGGATGTGCTTTTTTACAGAAAACCAGATGGGAAATATCAGCTGAATCTGTGGGAGGCGAACAGGAGGATCTTTCTGGATGCAGGCATAAAAGAAGAGCGGATCTCAATGCCGGGCATCTGCACCTGCTGTAATCCGCTCTTTCTTTACTCACACAGGGCTTCTCACGGGAAACGTGGAAACCTGGGAGCATTTATTACTGTTCGTTGA
- a CDS encoding YraN family protein yields the protein MKENRRQKGSYYEGIAAAFLAEKGLQIKERNFRCRSGEIDLVAQDGRYLVFIEVKYRKNGKSGSPFSAVGREKQRIISKVAMFYLIAHGYRELPPCRFDVVGIDGENIHWIKNAFDFCS from the coding sequence CTGAAGGAAAATAGAAGACAGAAGGGCAGCTATTATGAAGGAATTGCTGCAGCGTTCCTGGCAGAAAAGGGGCTGCAGATCAAGGAAAGAAATTTTCGCTGCCGAAGTGGGGAGATCGATCTTGTTGCGCAGGATGGAAGATATCTGGTGTTTATTGAAGTGAAATACAGAAAGAACGGAAAGAGCGGAAGTCCTTTTTCAGCGGTAGGGAGAGAAAAACAGCGGATCATCAGCAAAGTGGCAATGTTTTATCTGATTGCCCATGGATACCGGGAGCTGCCTCCCTGCCGTTTTGACGTAGTAGGAATTGATGGAGAGAACATCCACTGGATAAAAAATGCTTTTGATTTTTGCAGTTGA